The proteins below come from a single Cylindrospermopsis raciborskii Cr2010 genomic window:
- a CDS encoding prephenate/arogenate dehydrogenase — protein sequence MKIGILGLGLIGGSLGFDLRSQGHYVLGVSRRELTCQKAMEIGSVDQASVDLSLLVSSELIFVCTPIGLIVPQIKELIPYLHKNTIITDVGSVKGPIVHSISPLWENFIGGHPMAGNTSAGIEAAQFNLFVNCPYVITPVAKTIKNNLTLLEEIVRSLGSNVYYCSPEQHDRAVSWISHLPVMVSAALIDACLNETDLEILELAQNLASSGFRDTSRVGGGNPELGVMMAQYNSQALVNSLHQYRDHLDSFIKLIEEENWEVLGEKLLFNQHNRPRFL from the coding sequence ATGAAAATTGGTATTCTGGGTTTAGGATTGATTGGTGGTTCTTTGGGTTTTGACTTACGCTCCCAAGGACATTATGTTTTGGGGGTTAGTCGTCGAGAACTAACCTGTCAAAAAGCTATGGAAATTGGCAGTGTAGACCAAGCTAGTGTTGATTTGAGTTTATTGGTAAGTTCAGAACTAATTTTTGTCTGTACTCCTATAGGATTAATTGTACCTCAGATAAAAGAGTTAATACCCTACCTACATAAGAATACTATTATTACTGATGTTGGTTCTGTGAAAGGACCCATTGTCCATTCTATTTCCCCCCTATGGGAGAATTTTATTGGTGGTCACCCCATGGCCGGAAATACTAGTGCGGGAATAGAAGCTGCTCAGTTTAACTTGTTTGTAAATTGTCCTTACGTAATTACTCCAGTTGCTAAAACAATCAAAAACAATTTAACACTTCTAGAAGAAATTGTGCGATCGCTTGGATCTAATGTTTACTACTGTTCACCGGAGCAACATGATCGAGCTGTGAGCTGGATATCTCATTTACCGGTGATGGTTAGTGCTGCTCTAATTGATGCTTGTTTAAATGAAACGGATTTAGAAATTTTAGAACTAGCTCAAAACCTTGCCAGTTCTGGTTTTCGGGATACCAGTCGGGTAGGTGGTGGCAATCCCGAACTGGGAGTAATGATGGCACAATATAATAGTCAAGCACTCGTTAATTCATTACATCAATATCGTGACCACCTGGATTCATTTATCAAATTGATCGAAGAGGAAAACTGGGAGGTTTTGGGGGAGAAACTCCTTTTCAATCAACATAACCGTCCCAGATTTCTGTAG